A window from Opitutia bacterium ISCC 52 encodes these proteins:
- a CDS encoding TonB-dependent receptor — MGTLLTSLHGADHVALEKHVFEIKSGEATSTLPQVAHQGSVDVMFAVGIAKGVHTNPVDGTYTPLEALEVMLANTPLTIVEDRETGAFAVTRVSEEVKSMPEPDPTTTQLDTEPRTTPEMTNKKGIFNSLLSGVAAVLTFSGNAANAQEADEEIVTLQAYEIYGAAQAASVERQKQSDIIGSYLSSDALSELPDDDLGEALSRLAGVNVVGGQGNAEGSVTIRGADGQYNTIRINGASQANARLGSRNFDVTQIPSEMVSGVEIIKSITAEHPADSIGGSVNVETANAFDLGRRTSRYKFEVRNRDQGDENGWGVNFVHSDILDAFGGENNLGILFNVNYVDEDLVEWSTQNRFLDQTNRTPNGSDPNRDSFLEQTVLAVNPNASNPIWDRFDPNEVRTTRDEFTFNASIDLLLSDTTSLYFRPWYQKERDVRDSFAFRVDRLERAFRGNYWFLDDSGNPLGEWIEDDDDPVLGSEGDTFVQATDGSGNIIVTPDFEANWDGRVDRIITGRNIDSETYTFDFGGETQLDRGLIEYRVLFSTDEGDNFRRQWRFQEDFRKTNAGDPLRARWYGATPLPSFSVFEVTKGRGHVPSNGGVNVFSDANRSFTNTSPRFLYENVTEDVLLASFDVEQEVSDFLVLKAGARFRSAKRDNQTTELFINPVEGNNKVYPAGQFADPADGNFTLWDGTYSDIAGPFVRADPAYDFFFSDYQSSPDNWEWNRSDLRDAADTAELQEDITAAYMQGTFRWDNFTLVTGLRVETTQLDTTWKPSNFIIDGSNIPNLNSDQQGILNEILQEGVQDLGFVGPDGTFSFGDIVNDIRRTNSYDNALPSAVLSYRAGDSGHVFRFAWTNTLTRPDYRELIPFDLGEANRQLQAAGVLNLTNRDDEFDLGNPNLLEQTSENFDLAWEYYFGPQQRNMVSVTAFKKDLEDFLLEYTFQREIEVLVDPEDPSLGTEFVTSDTRFWSNASERSIEGVEFTGYFNFEDMFPNIDLLHGLSFVPNYAYITGDQNDPIFDEDRLADGEFDILGYQFTDSLTNQAKEIYNLQLFYEQQRFNVRLSYNWISSLQRTPSTAAISAITFDREQENLDLSIQYRLFADKDIRVFFEGDNLSDTPNDERYIGPNAGLFTTSYQTIGRRYVLGVRGSF; from the coding sequence TTGGGTACACTTCTTACTTCATTGCATGGTGCGGATCACGTAGCTTTGGAAAAACATGTCTTCGAGATCAAATCCGGGGAGGCTACATCGACCTTACCTCAAGTCGCACATCAGGGCAGCGTAGACGTTATGTTCGCCGTGGGAATTGCGAAAGGGGTGCATACGAACCCGGTCGATGGAACCTATACTCCCTTGGAGGCATTGGAAGTTATGCTGGCGAATACGCCGCTTACAATTGTGGAGGATCGGGAGACCGGCGCCTTTGCGGTTACCCGTGTTTCTGAGGAGGTAAAGTCCATGCCTGAGCCCGACCCGACAACTACACAACTCGATACAGAACCTAGAACTACTCCAGAAATGACCAACAAAAAAGGAATATTTAACTCCCTCCTCAGTGGGGTTGCTGCCGTACTTACCTTTAGTGGTAATGCCGCAAACGCACAGGAGGCGGATGAGGAAATCGTCACGCTTCAAGCCTATGAAATATACGGTGCCGCGCAGGCAGCATCAGTGGAAAGGCAAAAACAATCTGACATCATTGGCAGCTATCTCAGCTCTGATGCACTCAGCGAACTACCGGACGATGATTTGGGTGAGGCTCTGTCACGTCTTGCCGGTGTCAACGTCGTTGGTGGGCAGGGAAATGCTGAGGGAAGTGTGACCATTAGAGGAGCGGATGGGCAGTACAACACCATCCGAATCAATGGTGCTTCGCAAGCCAACGCTCGTCTGGGCTCCCGGAATTTTGATGTTACTCAAATCCCTTCCGAAATGGTATCAGGTGTTGAGATCATTAAGAGTATTACCGCTGAACATCCCGCTGATTCGATTGGAGGATCCGTAAATGTCGAAACGGCCAATGCCTTTGACCTTGGGCGCCGAACCTCCCGTTACAAATTCGAAGTTCGCAATCGCGATCAGGGTGACGAGAACGGCTGGGGTGTGAACTTTGTGCATTCTGACATACTGGATGCTTTTGGAGGAGAGAATAACCTCGGTATCTTGTTCAACGTCAATTATGTCGATGAAGACCTGGTCGAATGGTCTACTCAAAACCGTTTTCTCGACCAAACCAACCGTACGCCAAATGGCTCGGATCCTAACCGGGACAGCTTTCTTGAGCAGACTGTACTGGCTGTGAACCCCAATGCCTCCAATCCCATCTGGGACCGGTTTGATCCGAATGAAGTTCGCACCACACGGGATGAGTTTACCTTCAATGCAAGCATTGATCTACTTCTCTCGGATACGACCTCGCTCTACTTTCGCCCGTGGTATCAGAAAGAACGGGATGTCCGGGACAGCTTTGCCTTTCGGGTTGATCGTTTGGAGCGCGCGTTCCGCGGAAATTACTGGTTCCTGGATGATTCTGGCAATCCCTTGGGTGAATGGATCGAGGATGACGATGACCCTGTATTGGGGAGTGAAGGTGATACCTTTGTTCAGGCCACTGACGGCAGCGGAAATATCATCGTTACTCCGGATTTCGAAGCCAACTGGGATGGCCGAGTGGATCGTATCATCACCGGCAGAAATATCGACAGCGAAACCTACACTTTTGACTTCGGCGGCGAAACACAGTTAGATCGAGGGCTCATCGAATACCGCGTTCTATTTTCCACGGATGAAGGTGACAATTTCCGACGCCAATGGCGTTTTCAGGAGGATTTTCGCAAAACCAATGCTGGAGACCCACTGCGAGCACGTTGGTATGGCGCCACTCCCTTACCCTCCTTTAGCGTATTTGAAGTTACTAAAGGCCGAGGGCATGTCCCTTCCAACGGAGGTGTGAATGTATTTAGTGATGCCAACCGTAGCTTCACCAACACCTCCCCGCGTTTCCTTTATGAAAATGTGACCGAGGATGTACTTCTGGCCAGTTTCGACGTTGAGCAGGAGGTGAGTGACTTCCTGGTCCTGAAAGCGGGTGCACGTTTCCGTAGCGCCAAGCGCGACAACCAGACCACTGAGTTGTTCATCAACCCCGTTGAAGGAAATAATAAAGTATATCCGGCCGGTCAATTTGCCGATCCGGCAGATGGCAACTTTACCCTTTGGGATGGCACTTATTCGGATATCGCTGGTCCATTTGTGAGAGCGGATCCTGCCTATGATTTCTTCTTCAGCGACTATCAGTCCAGTCCTGACAACTGGGAGTGGAACCGCTCGGATCTGCGGGACGCAGCCGACACGGCGGAGTTACAGGAAGACATTACTGCTGCTTACATGCAGGGAACGTTTCGCTGGGACAATTTTACTTTGGTGACCGGCCTTCGTGTGGAGACAACACAATTGGATACGACCTGGAAACCCTCTAATTTCATTATTGATGGCAGTAATATTCCTAACCTCAATTCGGACCAGCAGGGAATTCTTAATGAAATTCTGCAGGAAGGCGTTCAGGATCTCGGATTTGTCGGACCGGATGGTACCTTCTCTTTTGGTGATATCGTAAATGATATTCGTCGCACCAACAGCTATGACAACGCGCTTCCGAGTGCAGTACTATCCTATCGAGCCGGAGACAGTGGACATGTGTTCCGCTTTGCCTGGACGAACACGCTTACTCGTCCAGATTACCGGGAACTTATTCCCTTTGACTTGGGAGAAGCCAATCGTCAGTTGCAGGCAGCCGGCGTACTCAACCTGACCAATCGGGACGATGAGTTCGACCTGGGAAATCCAAATCTGTTGGAGCAGACCTCAGAAAACTTCGATCTGGCCTGGGAGTATTACTTTGGTCCGCAACAACGTAATATGGTTTCAGTGACCGCTTTCAAAAAGGATCTCGAAGACTTTTTGCTCGAATACACCTTCCAGCGGGAGATTGAAGTGTTGGTGGATCCAGAGGATCCAAGTCTTGGAACAGAGTTCGTTACCTCTGATACTCGATTTTGGTCCAACGCTTCAGAGCGTAGTATTGAGGGGGTCGAGTTCACAGGGTATTTCAACTTTGAGGACATGTTCCCCAATATTGACCTGCTTCATGGCCTGAGCTTTGTTCCCAACTACGCCTACATCACGGGTGACCAGAATGACCCGATCTTTGACGAAGATAGGTTGGCGGACGGTGAATTCGATATCTTGGGATACCAGTTCACGGACTCGCTGACGAACCAGGCTAAAGAGATCTACAACCTCCAGCTGTTCTACGAACAACAACGTTTCAACGTGCGTCTCTCCTACAATTGGATCTCCAGTTTGCAGCGGACACCGTCCACGGCGGCTATCTCGGCCATCACGTTCGACCGGGAACAGGAAAACCTGGACCTGTCCATTCAGTATCGCTTATTCGCAGACAAAGACATCCGTGTGTTCTTCGAAGGTGACAACCTATCGGACACACCGAACGATGAACGCTACATCGGGCCGAATGCTGGGCTGTTCACGACGTCCTATCAGACCATCGGTCGTCGATACGTATTGGGCGTAAGAGGATCTTTCTAG
- a CDS encoding RraA family protein, with product MSLWENDEELFQLARRELFTAVVGDVLDKMGLLKQFLPPSIKPLDHSMVVIGRAMTVLEQDLDQQEDESGQNDFGLMFDALDGLQANEVYICSGASPSYALWGGLMSTRALKLGAVGAVMNGYSRDTPEIRELEFPTFSMGTYAQDQGPRGRVVDYRSPIDFSGIPVASGDIVYGDLDGVLIIPANAVEEAFASALEKARGEKLVRKALEDGMPAKEAFEEFGIM from the coding sequence ATGTCCTTGTGGGAAAATGACGAAGAACTGTTTCAATTAGCCCGGCGCGAATTATTCACGGCCGTGGTGGGAGACGTGCTGGACAAGATGGGGCTGCTCAAACAGTTCCTACCGCCGTCTATCAAGCCGCTTGATCATTCCATGGTAGTGATCGGTCGGGCCATGACAGTGCTAGAGCAGGACCTAGATCAGCAGGAAGACGAGTCTGGCCAGAATGATTTTGGACTCATGTTCGATGCCCTGGATGGCTTGCAAGCCAACGAAGTTTATATCTGTAGTGGGGCTTCTCCTAGTTACGCTTTGTGGGGAGGTCTCATGAGTACGAGAGCTCTTAAACTCGGCGCTGTAGGAGCCGTCATGAATGGTTACTCACGCGACACCCCTGAAATTCGCGAACTTGAATTTCCTACATTTTCAATGGGAACTTATGCCCAGGACCAGGGGCCACGTGGAAGGGTGGTTGATTATCGGTCGCCGATTGATTTTAGCGGAATCCCAGTTGCCTCAGGTGACATCGTTTATGGGGATTTGGATGGCGTTCTGATTATTCCCGCAAATGCCGTTGAAGAAGCTTTTGCGAGTGCCTTGGAAAAAGCACGGGGTGAAAAGCTCGTTCGAAAGGCGCTGGAAGATGGAATGCCCGCGAAAGAAGCCTTTGAGGAATTTGGTATTATGTAA
- a CDS encoding DUF1592 domain-containing protein: protein MRSLIFTSLLFVPIVVSAQSEHLISETVYDFIDLNCFDCHNEVDKEGGLDLENAKFDPSDLGSMNRWTLMFDRVLNGEMPPEEDMQPPADEKSDFIAALGETLHEVSTKQQQEVGRVRSRRLNRAEYEKTVQDLLGVDIPLSGLIPEDATQEGFNNVADAQQMSYHLLQTYLAAADAGLDEAFKRALAPANPFSLQLDATDIAFFPNRNRGPWLWNDLAVSFSNSGNYQGRMNETTVPESGYYRIRVSARAIDPPEGRGVWTSVRSGFCYAKAPLMFWVGSFQANLEPEVYEFTAWILEGHRLEIRPFDYTLKRPGAGSLSEESFTDPSIPKVAMDWIEMERIYKGTTPNDLRRQLFGNLKVENRQLISSNPKRDLARLMERFAVKAFRRPVSKKELAPYLGLALETLDEGLPLKEAIYSGYRALLCSPRFLYFNEPVGKLDEYSIASRLSYFLWGTFPDDKLLSLAKKKKLSKPSVLKQQVNRLLDDPRSQVFIKHFSDQWLNLKDIDFTTPDSKLYPEFDLILQEAMVGETHAFLKEMIRDNLSVTHVVDSDFTMLNERLAHHYGIEGVSGTEIRKVELKPEHRRGGIITHASVHKVTANGTTTSPVVRGVWMMEKIMGQKPLPPPANVPAIEPDIRGAQSIREQLDKHRNTPDCAACHVKIDPPGFALENYDVIGGWRENYRAIEEKGRWQNGPVVDPSFKMPDGTAFHSIEGFKRILLNHPEKIAHNLVEKCIIYSTGASIEFADREVMEDIIHHISDESYGFRSLIHAVVQSPIFLNK, encoded by the coding sequence ATGCGCTCACTGATTTTCACTAGTTTACTATTCGTACCGATTGTTGTCTCTGCTCAATCGGAGCATCTCATTTCTGAAACAGTCTATGACTTCATCGACCTGAACTGCTTCGACTGTCACAACGAAGTCGATAAGGAAGGCGGGCTCGATCTTGAGAATGCCAAGTTCGATCCAAGCGACCTCGGTTCAATGAATCGATGGACGCTGATGTTTGACCGCGTCCTGAATGGCGAGATGCCCCCCGAGGAGGACATGCAACCTCCAGCCGATGAGAAATCTGACTTTATCGCGGCCTTAGGAGAAACACTCCACGAGGTATCCACGAAACAGCAGCAAGAGGTGGGGCGCGTAAGATCTCGCCGCCTCAATCGAGCCGAATACGAAAAGACGGTCCAGGATCTCCTGGGTGTTGATATTCCGCTGAGTGGGCTGATCCCCGAGGATGCCACACAGGAGGGGTTTAATAATGTAGCTGATGCGCAACAGATGTCCTACCACCTGTTGCAAACCTACCTGGCAGCGGCGGATGCAGGATTGGACGAAGCCTTCAAACGCGCACTGGCACCAGCCAACCCGTTTAGTCTCCAACTGGATGCTACTGACATTGCGTTTTTTCCTAACCGGAACCGAGGACCATGGTTGTGGAATGACCTGGCCGTTTCCTTCTCCAATTCGGGCAACTACCAGGGTCGCATGAATGAAACCACCGTTCCGGAAAGCGGGTACTACCGCATCCGTGTCAGTGCCCGTGCCATTGATCCGCCAGAAGGAAGAGGTGTGTGGACATCTGTCAGGAGCGGTTTCTGTTACGCAAAAGCACCGCTCATGTTTTGGGTAGGAAGTTTCCAGGCCAACCTAGAGCCTGAGGTGTATGAGTTCACTGCCTGGATCCTCGAAGGCCACAGACTTGAGATTCGACCCTTTGACTATACCCTGAAACGTCCTGGTGCCGGGAGCCTCAGCGAGGAATCTTTCACCGATCCAAGCATACCCAAAGTCGCGATGGATTGGATCGAGATGGAGCGTATTTACAAAGGCACTACACCGAATGATCTTCGACGCCAGCTTTTCGGAAACCTCAAGGTAGAAAACCGGCAACTGATCAGTTCGAATCCAAAACGTGATTTGGCCCGACTCATGGAACGGTTTGCCGTCAAAGCTTTCCGACGACCCGTTTCCAAAAAGGAATTAGCACCCTATCTGGGGCTCGCACTTGAGACACTCGATGAAGGACTTCCTCTAAAAGAGGCCATCTACAGCGGCTATCGTGCTCTACTTTGCTCACCCCGCTTTTTGTATTTCAACGAACCTGTTGGGAAGCTCGATGAATATAGTATCGCTTCACGACTCAGCTACTTTCTTTGGGGCACGTTTCCAGACGATAAGCTGCTTAGTCTGGCCAAGAAAAAGAAGCTGAGCAAACCATCGGTCTTAAAACAACAGGTAAACCGCCTGCTCGATGACCCGAGATCGCAGGTGTTCATCAAGCATTTCTCTGATCAATGGCTCAACCTGAAGGACATCGATTTCACAACTCCCGATTCTAAATTGTATCCTGAGTTTGATCTCATTCTGCAAGAAGCGATGGTCGGTGAAACGCACGCGTTCCTGAAAGAAATGATTCGTGACAATTTAAGTGTCACCCATGTGGTCGATTCGGATTTTACAATGCTCAATGAACGACTCGCCCACCACTACGGAATTGAAGGAGTCAGTGGAACTGAAATCCGGAAAGTCGAATTGAAGCCCGAACATCGCCGAGGTGGAATCATCACCCACGCGAGCGTTCACAAAGTCACGGCTAATGGCACAACGACCTCTCCCGTGGTACGCGGAGTCTGGATGATGGAAAAAATCATGGGCCAAAAACCCTTGCCTCCCCCGGCGAATGTTCCAGCCATCGAACCAGACATACGCGGTGCCCAATCGATTCGCGAGCAACTCGACAAACACCGGAACACTCCGGATTGTGCAGCCTGCCACGTGAAAATTGATCCGCCTGGATTTGCTTTGGAAAACTACGATGTCATCGGAGGCTGGCGGGAAAACTATCGCGCCATCGAGGAGAAAGGACGCTGGCAAAATGGTCCGGTGGTGGATCCGAGTTTTAAAATGCCGGATGGAACGGCCTTCCATTCCATCGAGGGATTCAAACGCATTCTGCTAAACCATCCGGAAAAGATTGCTCACAATCTGGTAGAGAAGTGTATTATCTACTCAACGGGTGCGAGTATTGAGTTTGCCGACCGTGAAGTCATGGAAGATATTATTCATCATATTTCAGACGAAAGCTACGGCTTCCGATCACTCATCCACGCCGTGGTGCAGAGCCCCATTTTTCTCAACAAATAA
- a CDS encoding FecR domain-containing protein, giving the protein MNNHDPSPENNRSEEEVRIDEEALDWVIKLDGNVSPEEQDAFFEWLATDPLQGEWFANHQREYKQFDFLVEWLPEHAERPNPDLLATPLIRRIWFVRVSAMAAAAVLFLGILFWALPDKDGSFNGFLPQKGLMAMEYQIHRLLDGSIVELNKGAQIGIRYSSGERRIDLLSGEAYFEVAKNPNRPFIVSARGIDVKAVGTAFNVKLEEDSLEVIVTHGKVLMDSSALVATSDLADTLEPVEINPELEAGQRSLLSFVTETVLPQVEKVSEEEVDEELAWKHQVLEFVERPLSEIVAEFNHYNTRQISIEDQELMDVAITATFRSYNLDGFVRLLELMVPVKATVESDESITLVQRSSAQ; this is encoded by the coding sequence ATGAATAACCACGATCCATCCCCTGAAAACAATCGTTCCGAGGAAGAGGTTCGAATCGACGAGGAAGCACTCGATTGGGTCATTAAACTCGACGGTAACGTCTCGCCTGAGGAGCAGGACGCATTTTTTGAATGGTTGGCGACCGATCCGCTCCAAGGAGAGTGGTTTGCCAATCACCAGCGTGAGTACAAGCAATTTGATTTCTTAGTGGAGTGGCTTCCAGAACATGCCGAACGGCCAAACCCCGATTTGTTGGCTACTCCTTTGATTCGGCGAATCTGGTTTGTGCGAGTTTCTGCCATGGCGGCCGCAGCGGTCCTATTTTTGGGAATACTTTTCTGGGCACTGCCGGACAAGGATGGATCATTTAATGGATTCCTTCCCCAAAAGGGGTTGATGGCTATGGAGTATCAGATCCATAGACTCCTGGACGGATCCATTGTTGAACTCAATAAAGGTGCTCAGATTGGCATCCGCTATTCCTCAGGAGAACGACGGATAGACCTGTTGTCGGGTGAGGCCTACTTTGAAGTAGCTAAAAATCCGAATCGGCCATTCATCGTTAGTGCGCGTGGTATTGATGTTAAGGCGGTTGGTACGGCCTTTAATGTAAAATTGGAGGAAGACTCCCTTGAGGTGATCGTTACACACGGAAAGGTGCTGATGGATTCTTCGGCGCTTGTTGCCACTAGCGACCTTGCGGACACTCTGGAGCCAGTAGAGATTAACCCAGAGTTAGAAGCTGGCCAACGGTCGCTTCTTTCATTCGTAACCGAGACGGTCCTGCCTCAGGTCGAAAAGGTTTCGGAAGAAGAAGTTGATGAGGAGTTGGCCTGGAAGCACCAGGTTCTGGAGTTTGTTGAGAGACCGTTATCAGAAATTGTAGCTGAGTTTAATCACTATAATACGCGGCAAATATCCATCGAAGATCAGGAATTGATGGATGTGGCGATCACTGCCACATTTCGTTCCTATAATCTCGACGGATTTGTTCGCCTGCTCGAATTGATGGTGCCTGTGAAGGCCACTGTGGAAAGTGATGAGTCAATCACCCTGGTCCAACGTTCAAGCGCTCAGTAA
- a CDS encoding Gfo/Idh/MocA family oxidoreductase codes for MSELPTNNTPEETSSKISRRKFGKVSATAASAAFGFQFIPSHAWGKLTKPTLVAIGAGGKGNADTRGCQDAGFDIIGLVDVVDSKKFDSKAMNNRRLKSVAEVRDRYPKAQFWTDYREMIAEMEGKVDAVTVTPPDHHHFHASALAMQAGMHVYCQKPLTHGIWEARKLAEIAAETGVKTQMGNQAHAEDHMRRCVELIRAGIIGKVRDVHIWTNRPIWSQGFQKPPAKQPVPEWIDWKQWVGPAAHVDYNENIAPFSWRGWWEYGTGALGDMACHIMDMPHWALMPGAPKNVTAEQSGATDISPPINSKITWEFEPNQYTHSRGVRFNWYDGYLDAKFDRKTWKLVKGSEEYNHPSAEVLDGRPFDDYGCVIIGEEGKMFFHRHNENWVINPTTAVDGFTWPANSIPRATNEENYDEFYDAVVGKVVKCQSNFDHAGPFTETILLGVVAQRSPNEKLQWNAEKMEIKGKPELKKYIQRKYSKGWKWKA; via the coding sequence ATGTCAGAACTACCCACTAATAATACTCCTGAAGAGACTTCTTCAAAAATTTCCCGTCGTAAGTTCGGTAAAGTGTCCGCCACCGCTGCCTCAGCGGCCTTTGGCTTTCAGTTTATTCCAAGTCACGCTTGGGGAAAATTAACTAAACCCACACTGGTTGCCATCGGTGCCGGAGGTAAAGGAAATGCCGATACCCGCGGCTGCCAAGATGCCGGCTTCGATATTATCGGACTCGTGGACGTGGTTGACTCCAAGAAGTTCGACTCTAAGGCGATGAACAATCGTCGCCTGAAGTCTGTCGCCGAAGTGCGCGATCGTTACCCGAAGGCTCAATTTTGGACCGACTACCGTGAAATGATCGCGGAGATGGAAGGCAAAGTAGACGCAGTAACCGTAACACCGCCTGACCACCATCACTTCCACGCGTCTGCGTTGGCGATGCAGGCTGGTATGCACGTCTATTGTCAGAAGCCCTTGACCCACGGCATTTGGGAAGCGCGTAAGCTAGCCGAGATTGCAGCCGAAACCGGTGTGAAAACCCAAATGGGTAACCAAGCGCACGCCGAAGACCACATGCGTCGTTGTGTGGAACTGATCCGTGCTGGAATCATCGGCAAGGTGAGAGATGTCCACATCTGGACCAACCGTCCGATTTGGTCGCAAGGATTTCAAAAGCCACCCGCGAAGCAGCCCGTTCCGGAATGGATCGATTGGAAGCAATGGGTTGGACCCGCTGCACACGTTGATTATAATGAGAACATCGCACCCTTCTCTTGGCGTGGATGGTGGGAATACGGCACCGGTGCTTTGGGTGACATGGCTTGCCACATTATGGATATGCCACACTGGGCATTGATGCCAGGTGCACCCAAGAACGTTACCGCAGAACAATCTGGTGCCACCGATATCTCTCCTCCCATTAATTCGAAGATCACTTGGGAGTTCGAACCTAATCAATACACCCATAGTCGCGGCGTTCGTTTCAATTGGTATGATGGTTACCTCGATGCCAAGTTCGATCGCAAGACATGGAAACTCGTTAAAGGCAGTGAAGAATACAATCACCCATCAGCTGAAGTTTTGGATGGTCGTCCATTTGATGACTACGGTTGCGTAATCATCGGTGAGGAAGGAAAAATGTTCTTCCACCGTCACAACGAAAACTGGGTGATTAATCCAACCACAGCCGTGGACGGATTTACCTGGCCGGCGAATTCGATTCCTCGTGCCACGAACGAAGAGAATTACGACGAGTTCTATGACGCCGTTGTAGGTAAGGTCGTTAAATGCCAATCCAACTTCGATCATGCAGGACCGTTTACTGAAACCATTCTATTAGGTGTAGTCGCTCAGCGTTCTCCGAATGAGAAGCTTCAGTGGAATGCCGAAAAGATGGAAATCAAAGGCAAGCCAGAGCTAAAGAAATACATCCAGCGCAAGTACAGTAAAGGCTGGAAGTGGAAAGCTTAG
- a CDS encoding sigma-70 family RNA polymerase sigma factor has protein sequence MPPEFSEQSHWFAEHLQPHEPMLRAWLKSRFSNSVEVDDIIQEAFVKVLKARESSELRSPKAFLFATARNMALDVVRRSKIIQFDSLPENELSDVIDIGDSIQESIEHTQELELLTKAIQSLPTRCRQIFTLRKVYCMSQPDIAKELGLTVNTVATQLKIGVRKCSAFMHEHARK, from the coding sequence ATGCCTCCCGAATTTTCAGAGCAAAGCCATTGGTTTGCAGAGCACCTGCAGCCGCATGAGCCTATGCTGAGGGCCTGGTTGAAAAGCCGTTTTTCCAATTCTGTCGAAGTGGATGACATCATTCAGGAGGCGTTTGTCAAAGTCCTGAAGGCTCGGGAATCCAGTGAATTAAGATCTCCCAAGGCCTTTCTATTTGCCACAGCGCGCAACATGGCGCTCGACGTAGTGAGGCGATCAAAAATTATTCAATTCGATTCTTTACCCGAAAACGAACTTTCGGACGTCATAGATATTGGTGACTCCATTCAGGAGTCTATCGAACACACTCAGGAGTTAGAATTATTAACCAAGGCTATTCAGTCATTACCAACCCGTTGTCGGCAGATTTTTACCTTAAGAAAAGTATATTGCATGTCCCAGCCAGACATTGCCAAAGAATTGGGGCTGACGGTAAATACCGTGGCCACTCAGTTAAAAATTGGCGTCCGTAAATGCAGCGCTTTTATGCACGAGCATGCTAGAAAATGA